One window of Caldicoprobacter guelmensis genomic DNA carries:
- a CDS encoding ThuA domain-containing protein produces MGKIRVTVWNENRHEKIDKKVAEIYPKGIHGAIADFLSQEPDIEVRTATLDEPEHGLTREVLDSTDVLIWWGHIAHNEVRDDVVDRIYNRVLNGMGLIVLHSGHFSKIFKKLMGTSCDLKWREAGEKERIWVVEPGHPIAEGLGEYFEIPQTEMYGERFDVPAPDTLVFISWFAGGEVFRSGCCYNRGRGKVFYFRPGHETFPIYYQPEVQRVIKNAVRWAAPVSGPAPRFGNVKPLENI; encoded by the coding sequence ATGGGTAAAATAAGGGTAACGGTGTGGAATGAAAACCGGCATGAGAAAATCGATAAAAAGGTAGCCGAGATATATCCTAAAGGGATCCATGGGGCCATTGCCGATTTTCTATCCCAAGAACCCGACATTGAAGTGAGAACAGCAACACTGGATGAGCCAGAGCATGGACTTACAAGAGAGGTGCTGGATTCCACTGATGTGCTAATCTGGTGGGGGCATATAGCACATAATGAGGTGCGAGACGATGTTGTGGACAGGATATACAATAGGGTTTTAAACGGGATGGGCCTTATTGTTTTGCATTCTGGTCATTTTTCCAAGATATTTAAAAAGCTGATGGGTACCAGCTGTGATTTAAAATGGCGAGAGGCGGGCGAAAAAGAGCGTATTTGGGTAGTAGAACCCGGTCATCCCATTGCAGAGGGATTAGGTGAATACTTTGAAATTCCTCAAACTGAAATGTATGGAGAAAGGTTTGATGTACCAGCGCCTGATACCTTGGTGTTTATTAGCTGGTTTGCTGGAGGGGAAGTGTTCCGGAGTGGTTGCTGTTACAACCGAGGACGGGGGAAGGTATTTTATTTCAGGCCAGGGCATGAAACATTTCCTATTTATTACCAGCCGGAGGTGCAACGTGTAATAAAGAATGCAGTGAGATGGGCTGCACCGGTGAGTGGTCCTGCACCTCGCTTTGGTAATGTAAAGCCGCTGGAGAACATATAG
- the thyX gene encoding FAD-dependent thymidylate synthase, whose protein sequence is MSEVKLHVELLSYTPNPEEVVAMAAKLCYSAADIDTLKEGIASRDQSSFISKLIKMGHLSPIEHASFTFGVEGVSRSLLAQITRHRIASFSVKSQRYVSEMSEGERTFNYIIPESIKALGQPYVDKFRQQMTIIQSWYDEWVQLLGNKGETSYQDARFVLPNAAETKFMVTMNARELLHFFGLRCCNRAQWEIRNLAKEMLKLVLRVAPNIFINAGPGCVRGECPEGVMTCGKASEVRKEFEDIYREYGGLK, encoded by the coding sequence GTGAGTGAGGTTAAATTACATGTAGAATTATTGAGCTATACGCCCAATCCGGAAGAGGTTGTGGCTATGGCTGCCAAACTGTGCTATTCGGCGGCTGATATAGATACGCTAAAGGAAGGTATTGCAAGCAGGGATCAGTCAAGCTTTATATCCAAACTTATAAAGATGGGGCATCTATCGCCAATTGAGCATGCTAGTTTTACTTTTGGCGTGGAAGGCGTGTCGAGAAGTTTGCTGGCTCAGATCACACGCCACCGAATTGCTAGCTTCAGCGTTAAATCACAGAGGTATGTCTCTGAAATGTCGGAGGGAGAAAGAACCTTCAATTACATAATTCCTGAGAGCATAAAGGCTTTGGGCCAGCCCTATGTTGACAAATTCAGGCAACAGATGACCATCATTCAAAGTTGGTATGATGAATGGGTGCAATTACTGGGTAATAAGGGCGAAACCTCCTATCAGGATGCTAGGTTTGTCTTACCTAATGCAGCAGAGACAAAGTTCATGGTCACCATGAATGCGCGGGAATTGTTGCACTTTTTTGGTTTGAGGTGTTGCAACAGGGCTCAATGGGAGATAAGAAACTTGGCTAAAGAGATGCTCAAGCTGGTGTTGCGTGTGGCACCAAACATCTTTATAAATGCTGGGCCAGGGTGTGTTAGGGGTGAATGCCCTGAGGGGGTAATGACCTGTGGTAAGGCCAGCGAAGTAAGAAAGGAATTTGAAGATATCTATAGGGAATATGGAGGTTTAAAGTAA
- a CDS encoding radical SAM protein, which yields MKWANQLISSFLLKEGISYLEKDPINNLPKILNWAEKIAVKENHKNAINTFRKIISDPNNNWNKLIHRVLTETHPNVQKKFLINYFVNAGMAGNPVIDAMKEKHKCNIPWAILMDPTAACNLRCTGCWAGEYDKAASLDNDTMDRIIREGKELGIYMYVLSGGEPLVRKKDILYLADKHNDCLFLAFTNGTLIDEEFAKEVQRLGNMMFAISVEGIGETTDMRRGKGTFEKVMRGMDILKQHGIGFGFSACYHHYNTEEVGSEEYIDFMIEKGCLFGWYFTYMPLGKDADLNLLATPEQREYMYHQIRKFRDKKPIFLIDFWNDGEYIDGCIAGGRHYIHINANGDVEPCAFIHYANVNIKNVSLLEALKSPLFMEYKNNHPFNKNHLRPCPLLDNPEKLREMVHRSNAYSTQPIDKESVDELAAKCENIAQEWGKVADRLWVESGRQLE from the coding sequence ATGAAATGGGCCAACCAACTAATCAGTTCATTTTTATTGAAAGAAGGTATCAGTTACTTGGAAAAAGACCCTATAAACAATTTACCTAAAATATTAAATTGGGCCGAAAAAATAGCTGTAAAAGAAAATCACAAAAATGCCATCAATACCTTCCGAAAGATCATAAGTGACCCCAACAACAACTGGAATAAATTGATACACAGAGTACTCACCGAAACGCACCCAAACGTTCAAAAAAAGTTCCTTATCAACTACTTTGTAAATGCCGGAATGGCAGGAAATCCTGTAATAGATGCCATGAAAGAAAAGCACAAATGTAACATCCCATGGGCAATACTGATGGATCCTACCGCGGCATGCAACTTAAGATGCACCGGATGCTGGGCTGGAGAATATGACAAAGCAGCCTCGTTGGATAACGACACCATGGATCGAATAATTAGAGAGGGCAAGGAGCTCGGAATCTACATGTACGTCCTATCTGGAGGTGAACCCTTAGTACGCAAAAAAGATATACTATACCTTGCAGATAAGCATAATGATTGTTTATTCCTGGCATTCACCAACGGCACGCTCATAGACGAAGAGTTTGCAAAAGAAGTGCAACGGCTGGGTAACATGATGTTTGCCATAAGCGTGGAAGGCATAGGTGAAACCACCGACATGCGACGGGGCAAGGGCACCTTTGAGAAGGTAATGAGAGGCATGGACATATTAAAACAACACGGGATAGGATTTGGCTTTTCCGCCTGTTACCATCACTACAATACAGAAGAAGTAGGTTCAGAAGAATACATCGATTTCATGATAGAGAAAGGCTGTTTATTTGGCTGGTATTTCACCTATATGCCACTGGGCAAAGATGCTGACCTCAATCTTCTGGCGACACCTGAGCAAAGGGAGTACATGTACCACCAAATCAGAAAATTCCGCGATAAAAAACCCATATTCCTCATCGATTTCTGGAATGACGGAGAATACATAGATGGATGCATTGCAGGAGGTAGACATTACATCCACATCAACGCCAATGGCGACGTAGAACCCTGTGCATTCATTCATTATGCCAACGTAAACATCAAAAACGTAAGCCTACTGGAAGCTCTAAAATCACCTCTTTTCATGGAATATAAAAACAATCATCCATTTAACAAAAACCACCTGCGTCCCTGTCCATTGCTCGATAATCCTGAAAAGCTGAGAGAAATGGTGCATAGGTCCAATGCCTATTCAACGCAACCCATAGACAAAGAATCGGTTGACGAACTAGCCGCAAAATGTGAAAACATAGCTCAGGAGTGGGGCAAAGTAGCGGATAGACTGTGGGTAGAATCAGGAAGGCAGCTGGAGTAA
- a CDS encoding Mini-ribonuclease 3 yields MKELLERLEKRLKRKFDELDVRMIHPLVLAYMGDAIYNLFVRTYLIMAYNVPVYQLHVKTVEFVKAKGQADTLRHIKKFLTQEELDIVRKGRNAKSGTMPKNATVSDYRLATGFESLLGYLYLTRKDERLFEILDYVLDDAKEGEKGE; encoded by the coding sequence ATGAAAGAGTTGTTAGAGCGTTTAGAAAAAAGGTTGAAAAGAAAATTTGATGAGTTGGATGTGAGAATGATACATCCTCTTGTTTTAGCGTATATGGGTGACGCCATTTATAACCTTTTTGTACGGACATACTTGATCATGGCCTATAATGTACCGGTATATCAATTGCATGTAAAAACTGTTGAATTTGTTAAGGCAAAGGGACAAGCTGACACCCTTCGTCATATAAAGAAATTTTTAACACAAGAGGAGCTGGATATCGTAAGAAAGGGTAGAAATGCCAAATCTGGGACTATGCCCAAGAATGCTACTGTATCTGATTATAGGCTGGCTACAGGGTTTGAGTCGCTGTTGGGGTATTTGTACTTAACTCGCAAAGATGAAAGGCTGTTTGAGATATTGGATTACGTACTTGATGATGCTAAAGAGGGGGAAAAAGGTGAGTGA
- a CDS encoding TetR/AcrR family transcriptional regulator: protein MPKIVDLEQRKQEIIEKAMKVFIEKGYHKTNLSDIAKECNMGRTTLYQYFKDKDEIFNYVAEQLSQRLETDCKNILENKKLSAADKLKMIISLLALQYQLEKNKMLMMIEMWLLSKRENTILKAKFEKRVSVLRKIFEQLLDEGIKTKEFKEINPKAMAFTIFTLVETFALQAAFTSNISYQEHLNNIYALLNSLKA, encoded by the coding sequence TTGCCAAAAATTGTCGACCTCGAGCAAAGAAAGCAGGAAATCATTGAAAAAGCTATGAAAGTTTTCATTGAAAAAGGATACCATAAAACAAATCTGTCAGATATAGCTAAAGAATGCAATATGGGACGTACTACTCTGTACCAATACTTCAAAGACAAGGATGAAATCTTCAACTATGTGGCTGAACAATTATCCCAAAGATTGGAAACAGATTGCAAAAATATCTTAGAAAACAAAAAGTTATCAGCTGCAGATAAGTTGAAGATGATCATTTCACTGCTCGCTTTGCAATATCAGCTTGAAAAAAATAAAATGCTCATGATGATAGAAATGTGGCTTCTTTCGAAGAGAGAGAATACCATCCTCAAAGCAAAATTTGAAAAACGTGTCAGTGTACTCAGGAAAATATTTGAACAGCTCCTCGACGAAGGAATAAAGACCAAAGAATTTAAGGAAATTAACCCGAAAGCTATGGCGTTTACCATTTTCACTTTAGTTGAAACTTTCGCTCTACAAGCAGCCTTTACAAGCAATATATCATATCAGGAACATTTAAATAACATCTATGCACTCCTCAACAGCTTGAAAGCATAA